CATGTTTACTAATTTGTAAATAAATATATGTGAATAACAAGCGTTACCCTAAAGTACTTTATTTAAAAACTCTCTAGTTCGCCGCTCTTTAGGAGCCATAAATAATTCTTCTGGCGTTCCCTCTTCTACTATTTTTCCTCCGTCCATGAAAATCACTCTATCTGCTACATCTTTTGCAAATCCCATTTCATGGGTTACAACAACCATTGTCATGCCTTCTTTTGCAAGATCTTTCATTACTCCTAGAACCTCTCCAACTAGTTCCGGGTCTAATGAAGATGTTGGTTCATCAAATAACATTATGTCAGGTCTCATAGCGAGTGACCTTGCTATAGCTACTCTTTGTTTTTGACCTCCTGATAACTTGGACGGGTATTCATCTACCTTTTCTTTAAGTCCAACCTTTTCAATAATTATTTTTGCTCTTTTTAGTACTTCGTCTCTCTCTTCATGTTTAACTGTAATTGGAGCTTCGATTACATTTTGCATTACAGTCATATGATGAAATAAGTTAAAGTTTTGAAATACCATACCTACTTTTTCAATGGTATTTCTCATATGCTTTTTATTTTTAACATCTAACTTTTCTCCCTCAATAAAAACCTCGCCATCATTGGGTACTTCAAGATGATTTAAACACCTTAAAAACGTGCTTTTCCCTGAACCAGAAGGACCTATTATAACTAACACTTCTCCTTTTTCAACAGTTACATTTAGACCTTCAAACACTGTTAGTTTACCAAATTTTTTAGTTAAGTTTTTAGTCTCAATCATATACATCCTATATCACCTCTGCTAATATACTGACAGTTTTTTTTCGTAATGTGAAAATACTGTAGTAAAAATTGTTGTCATTAAAAGATACAAACATCCTGCTATAAAGAAAGATTCCATTGGTCTAAATGTTGATGCAGATAAAATCTGTGCTTTTCTCATAACTTCCGACATAGTAATGGTTGACACCAATGACGTATCTTTAAGCATTGTTATAAACTCATTACCAACTGATGGAATAATTATCTTGAAAGTTTGTGGTAATACCACTCTTTTCATAGTATCTATATAGGTGAATCCTAAGGATCTGCAAGCTTCAAATTGTCCCTTATCTACCGATAGTATTCCACCTCTTATTATTTCTGCCATATATGCTCCTGAATTTAAACTAAGTCCTATTATTGCCGTTTGAAAGGGTGAAAGCTGAACACCTACAAATGGTAATACATAATAAAAAGCAAATAATTGAAGAAGCATAGGCGTTCCCCTGAATATCCAGGTGTAAAACCCTGCTACACAAGCCAGTAATTTATTTTTAGATAGTTTCATTAATGCTGTAACTATCCCTATTAAAGTTCCGATTACTACTGATATTATAGTTAATTCTATTGTAAGCAAACTTCCTTGTAATAATACAGGAAACATTTCTTTTAAAATACTTATATCCATTCTTGACCTCCCAATATTTCCCTAAAGCAAACAATAATTATTAATAGCTATTTCTTATATGCGTCAAATCCGAACCATTTTTGAGAAATCTTAGAAAGGGTTCCATCGGCTTTTAATTCATTAAGTGCCTTTTGTATTGCTACTTGTAATTCCTTATCTTGTTTTTTAAATCCAATTCCAATAGGTTCTTTACTAATTTGTTCAGTTAGAACTTTAAATTGGCCTGGCTTCTTGGCTACATAATATTGGCCAACTTGAGCATCCATAACTACTGCATCTACTCTTCCAATTGATAAGTCCTGGTATGCATCCGTAATTTTGTCATACCTTTTGACTTCCTTAAGTCCCTTCATCGCTGTTGCTGCAGTATCGCCTGTAGAACCTAACTGACAAGATACTATTTTACCTTTTAAATCATCTATTTTTGTTATTTTCGTATTTCCTTGTTTTACAATAGCAACTTGACCACCCATAACATAAGAGTCTGAGAAATTTATACTCTTTTTTCTAGCATCTGTAATACTCATAGCTGAAATTATAACATTAAATTTTGATGACCCAAGAGCTAAAACCATTCCATTAAAATCATTAGTAATATATTCTGTCTTTACTCCTAACTTCTTTCCTACTGCATCTCCTAAATCCACATCAAAACCAACTAACTTATTTTTAGAATCTCTAAATTCCATTGGAGGATAAGAATCATCTAGTCCTACTGTAAGTTTACCTGATGCCTTAACTGCTTCTAACGAATTAACCTTTGCTTGTTTCTGACCACAACCGACAAGTAATACACTCGCCATAGTAACTATTAATATTATCGACATGAATTTTTTCAATTTAGCATTCCCCCATTTATAATATAATAACGTTATGAATATTTATACATTTAATTGTATATTGAATATTCTATTTATATTTTCTTTATTTACTGACAGCCGACTTATGTTATTGGTTTAACTGGCTTTCTTTTATTTATTATATATTACTTTTAATAATAATGCAATGCATTTTACTAATATTTATTCATTATATGTGATAATTATGCATGATATATCATGAAAACTTTTTCAAACTAGCCCATTTAATGATTTTCACAAAAAAAATAAAAATGCCATTAGCCTTATAATAAGCCAATGGCATTTTTATTTTTTTATAAAACAGTTAATCAGCCATATTGAATACTTCTAAATCTTCACTTATAATATTTTTCTTCATAATCTCTACTAATGCTTTTGCAGTGTCAAGTGATGTTAATACACCGAGTGAACTTTCAATTGCTGTCCTTCTAATTCTAAACCCATCTGTTTTTGAATCATTTCCTTTCGTAGGGGTATTTATAACTAAATCAACCTGCCTACCTTTAATTACATCAATTATATTAGGCGTTCCATCTGAAATCTTTTTAACCTCTATTGTATCAATTCCATTATCTTTTAATAGCTTAGCTGTACCCTTCGTCGCTATAAATTTATAATTAAGTTCACTAAATCCTTTAGCTATATATAAGAATTCATCATAATCTTGAGGGTTTATTGTTGCAAGTATAACACCTTTTTCTTTTTTAACCTTCATCCCTGATGCAATAAATCCTTTATATAAAGCCTCATCAAAAGTTCTTCCTATTCCTAAAACCTCTCCAGTTGATCTCATTTCCGGTCCAAGACATACCTCAACCTCTGGAAGTTTTTGAGTCGAAAATACTGGTACCTTAACCGACACTAATTTAGGCTCCTTGTAAATTCCAAATCCATACCCAAAATCCTTTAATTTTTCTCCAAGCATTACTCTTGTAGCAAGATCTACTATTGGAACCTTACTAACCTTACTTATGTATGGAACTGTACGGCTAGCCCTTGGATTAACCTCTATTATATAAAGTTCATCTTTGAATTCTATAAATTGAATATTAACCATACCTATAACTTCAAGGCCTATTGCTATTTTTTTTGTATATTCTAATATTTTATCTTTTATATCATCCGATATATTTTGGCTTGGATATATTGTAATACTATCTCCAGAATGAACCCCCGCTCTCTCTAGATGTTCCATAATTCCTGGAATTAATATTTCTTCACCATCACAGATAGCATCAACTTCTATTTCTCTACCTAACAAATACCTATCAATAAGGACAGGATTTTTCTTATCCTTTTCAAATGCATTCTTTAAATAATGTCTTAGTTCCTTTTCTTCATAAGTTATTTCCATTCCCTGTCCACCTAATACATAAGACGGCCTAACTAAAACCGGATATCCTATATTTTCAGCCTCGCATAATCCATCTTTTATATTCCAAACTGCCTTTCCTTTGGGTCTGTTTATATTTAATTTTTCTAGTAATGCATCAAATTTCTCTCTGTCCTCTGCTGCATCTATTTGATCAGGTTTAGTTCCATATATAGGTATCTTTTTTTCACTTAAGAACTGAGCAAGTTTAATAGCTGTTTGACCTCCAAATTGAAGTATAACTCCATCTGGTTTTTCTTTTTCAACAATATTAAATACTTCTTCCTCTGTTAGTGGTTCAAAATATAATTTATCTGAAATATTAAAATCTGTACTTACAGTTTCTGGGTTATTATTTACTATAATAGTTTCAATCCCTAGTTTTTTAAGGGCAATTACACTATGAACAGATGCATAATCGAACTCGATGCCCTGACCTATCCTTATAGGCCCTGATCCTATTACCATAACCTTTTTCCTATTGCTTACTTTAACCTCATCATATTCATCATAAGTTGAAAAATAATATGGTGATAATGCTTCAAATTCTCCACCACATGTATCTACCATCTTATAGACAGGTTTAATATCCAATGTGTTTCTAAGTTCATAAATTTCATTTGGGCTTACATCTAATAAATCTGCTATTCCTTT
This window of the Clostridium estertheticum genome carries:
- a CDS encoding ABC transporter substrate-binding protein, with translation MKKFMSIILIVTMASVLLVGCGQKQAKVNSLEAVKASGKLTVGLDDSYPPMEFRDSKNKLVGFDVDLGDAVGKKLGVKTEYITNDFNGMVLALGSSKFNVIISAMSITDARKKSINFSDSYVMGGQVAIVKQGNTKITKIDDLKGKIVSCQLGSTGDTAATAMKGLKEVKRYDKITDAYQDLSIGRVDAVVMDAQVGQYYVAKKPGQFKVLTEQISKEPIGIGFKKQDKELQVAIQKALNELKADGTLSKISQKWFGFDAYKK
- a CDS encoding amino acid ABC transporter ATP-binding protein, with translation MYMIETKNLTKKFGKLTVFEGLNVTVEKGEVLVIIGPSGSGKSTFLRCLNHLEVPNDGEVFIEGEKLDVKNKKHMRNTIEKVGMVFQNFNLFHHMTVMQNVIEAPITVKHEERDEVLKRAKIIIEKVGLKEKVDEYPSKLSGGQKQRVAIARSLAMRPDIMLFDEPTSSLDPELVGEVLGVMKDLAKEGMTMVVVTHEMGFAKDVADRVIFMDGGKIVEEGTPEELFMAPKERRTREFLNKVL
- the carB gene encoding carbamoyl-phosphate synthase large subunit, with translation MPLDKNIKKVLVVGSGPIIIGQAAEFDYSGTQACQALEEEGVEVVLVNSNPATIMTDKEIAGIVYIEPLTIEFLEKVIAKERPDSLLAGMGGQTGLNLAVELADKGILKKYNVKVIGTSIEAIKKGEDRELFRDLMQEINQPVVESAIATDVASGVTFASEIGYPVIVRPAYTMGGSGGGIAETEEELIEILELGLQLSSIGQVLLEKSIKGWKEIEYEVMRDSLGNCITICNMENIDPVGIHTGDSIVVAPSQTLSDKEYQMLRSASIDIINSVGIEGGCNVQLALDPKSFEYAVIEINPRVSRSSALASKATGYPIAKVATKIALGYALDEIKNAVTQKTYACFEPSLDYVVVKIPRWPFDKFDEANRVLGTKMMATGEIMAIGSNFEAALLKGIRSLEIGQYSLQYASLEEKSLNELKKRVMAADDERIFYLAEMLRRDYRAQKISEITGIDNFFVNKIKWIVDEEEKIKKSTLKDMNKEWLYLLKKKGFSDKGIADLLDVSPNEIYELRNTLDIKPVYKMVDTCGGEFEALSPYYFSTYDEYDEVKVSNRKKVMVIGSGPIRIGQGIEFDYASVHSVIALKKLGIETIIVNNNPETVSTDFNISDKLYFEPLTEEEVFNIVEKEKPDGVILQFGGQTAIKLAQFLSEKKIPIYGTKPDQIDAAEDREKFDALLEKLNINRPKGKAVWNIKDGLCEAENIGYPVLVRPSYVLGGQGMEITYEEKELRHYLKNAFEKDKKNPVLIDRYLLGREIEVDAICDGEEILIPGIMEHLERAGVHSGDSITIYPSQNISDDIKDKILEYTKKIAIGLEVIGMVNIQFIEFKDELYIIEVNPRASRTVPYISKVSKVPIVDLATRVMLGEKLKDFGYGFGIYKEPKLVSVKVPVFSTQKLPEVEVCLGPEMRSTGEVLGIGRTFDEALYKGFIASGMKVKKEKGVILATINPQDYDEFLYIAKGFSELNYKFIATKGTAKLLKDNGIDTIEVKKISDGTPNIIDVIKGRQVDLVINTPTKGNDSKTDGFRIRRTAIESSLGVLTSLDTAKALVEIMKKNIISEDLEVFNMAD
- a CDS encoding amino acid ABC transporter permease, with protein sequence MDISILKEMFPVLLQGSLLTIELTIISVVIGTLIGIVTALMKLSKNKLLACVAGFYTWIFRGTPMLLQLFAFYYVLPFVGVQLSPFQTAIIGLSLNSGAYMAEIIRGGILSVDKGQFEACRSLGFTYIDTMKRVVLPQTFKIIIPSVGNEFITMLKDTSLVSTITMSEVMRKAQILSASTFRPMESFFIAGCLYLLMTTIFTTVFSHYEKKLSVY